Proteins encoded within one genomic window of Amycolatopsis sp. 2-15:
- a CDS encoding glutamate-1-semialdehyde 2,1-aminomutase has translation MDLPRSRAANERLHRVIPGGAHTYAKGEDQYPEHLAPVISHGRGAHVWDVDGNEYVEYGSGLRSVSLGHAHPRVTEAVRREIERGSNFARPSIVEAEAAERFLENVPTSDMVKFTKNGSDATTAGVRLARAVTGRPLVALCADHAFFSTDDWFIGTTAMAAGIPGEITSLTVRFPYGDLAAAEALLQQHDGQIACLILEAATQQDPPDGYLAGLRDLAHRYGALLVFDEMITGFRFSEHGAQGLFGVTPDLSTFGKALGNGFAVSALAGRREFMELGGLRDPRDRVFLLSTTHGAETHSLAAAMAVMDTYEAEDVTARLHALGARLAAGVREVAASHGVADHVVVRGRDSNLVFGTLDASGAPSQDYRTLFLRQLVTGGVLGPSFVVSAALTDADIDHTVEVVAAACVVYRKALDAGDPSPWLGGRPVKPVFRRKA, from the coding sequence ATGGACCTGCCCCGCTCCCGTGCCGCGAACGAGCGGCTGCACCGGGTGATCCCCGGCGGCGCGCACACCTACGCCAAGGGTGAGGACCAGTACCCCGAGCACCTCGCGCCCGTGATCTCCCACGGCCGCGGCGCGCACGTGTGGGACGTCGACGGCAACGAGTACGTGGAGTACGGCTCGGGCCTGCGGTCGGTGAGCCTCGGGCACGCCCACCCACGCGTGACCGAGGCCGTGCGCCGCGAGATCGAGCGCGGCAGCAACTTCGCGCGTCCGTCCATTGTGGAAGCCGAGGCTGCGGAGCGGTTCCTCGAGAACGTGCCGACCTCGGACATGGTCAAGTTCACCAAGAACGGCTCCGACGCGACGACGGCCGGCGTGCGGCTCGCGCGCGCCGTGACCGGCCGGCCGCTGGTCGCGTTGTGCGCCGACCACGCGTTCTTCTCCACCGACGACTGGTTCATCGGCACCACGGCGATGGCGGCCGGCATCCCGGGTGAGATCACCTCGTTGACCGTGCGCTTCCCGTACGGCGACCTCGCCGCGGCCGAAGCCTTGCTGCAGCAGCACGACGGGCAGATCGCGTGCCTGATCCTGGAGGCCGCCACGCAGCAGGACCCGCCGGACGGGTATCTCGCGGGCCTGCGCGACCTCGCCCACCGCTACGGCGCGCTGCTGGTCTTCGACGAGATGATCACCGGCTTCCGCTTCTCCGAGCACGGTGCGCAGGGCCTGTTCGGCGTGACACCGGACCTCTCGACGTTCGGCAAGGCGCTCGGCAACGGCTTCGCCGTGTCCGCGCTGGCGGGCCGCCGCGAGTTCATGGAGCTCGGCGGCCTGCGCGACCCGCGCGACCGCGTGTTCCTCCTGTCCACCACCCACGGCGCCGAGACGCACTCGCTTGCCGCGGCGATGGCCGTGATGGACACGTACGAAGCCGAGGACGTCACCGCCCGGCTGCACGCGCTGGGCGCGCGGCTGGCCGCCGGCGTCCGCGAGGTGGCGGCGTCGCACGGCGTGGCCGACCACGTGGTGGTCCGCGGCCGCGACAGCAACCTGGTCTTCGGCACGCTCGACGCGTCCGGCGCGCCGTCCCAGGACTACCGGACGTTGTTCCTGCGCCAGCTCGTGACGGGCGGCGTGCTGGGGCCGTCGTTCGTGGTCAGCGCGGCCCTGACGGACGCGGACATCGACCACACCGTCGAGGTCGTCGCCGCGGCCTGCGTGGTTTACCGCAAGGCACTGGACGCGGGCGACCCGTCGCCGTGGCTGGGCGGGCGGCCAGTGAAGCCGGTGTTCCGGCGCAAGGCCTGA
- a CDS encoding SAM-dependent methyltransferase, with the protein MPDDFTLSRRSAMRWNAPLDESHAALLLERLDVTDGTVVDLGAGWGELLIHAVDGTAARGIAVDTDEVAIERGRRAAKQRGVRVEFVEQDAAGWQGHADRALCIGASHAFGGTRQALAALGGVTDHLLYGDGCWSTEPTPAAHGIFGDEVLSLPTLLEACRDTGWRVLHLSTADQREWDDFESTARAGRLRWLLANPDDPRATETREWLDTREREYVSAYRGVLGFAYLVLVK; encoded by the coding sequence GTGCCCGACGACTTCACGCTCTCCCGCCGTTCCGCCATGCGCTGGAACGCCCCGCTCGACGAATCCCACGCCGCCTTGCTGCTCGAACGCCTCGACGTCACCGACGGCACCGTGGTCGACCTCGGCGCCGGCTGGGGTGAGCTGCTGATCCACGCGGTCGACGGCACGGCCGCGCGAGGCATCGCCGTGGACACCGACGAAGTGGCGATCGAACGCGGCCGCCGCGCGGCGAAGCAACGCGGCGTCCGGGTCGAGTTCGTCGAACAGGACGCCGCCGGCTGGCAGGGCCACGCCGACCGCGCGCTCTGCATCGGCGCGTCCCACGCCTTCGGCGGCACCCGCCAGGCCCTGGCCGCCCTCGGCGGGGTCACCGACCACCTGCTCTACGGCGACGGCTGCTGGTCAACCGAACCCACGCCCGCCGCCCACGGAATCTTCGGCGACGAGGTCCTCTCGCTGCCCACCCTCCTCGAAGCCTGCCGCGACACGGGCTGGCGCGTGCTCCACCTGTCCACCGCCGACCAGCGCGAGTGGGACGACTTCGAGTCCACCGCCCGCGCCGGCCGGCTGCGGTGGCTGCTGGCCAACCCCGACGACCCGCGCGCCACCGAGACGCGCGAGTGGCTCGACACCCGCGAACGCGAGTACGTCAGCGCCTATCGGGGTGTGCTCGGGTTCGCCTACCTGGTGCTCGTCAAGTAG
- a CDS encoding DUF6531 domain-containing protein has product MSTGRVMLTQEDVRLDAALPLVLSRTHLSSYRIGRAFGASWASTLDQRLEADGDAVHFAPKTAPSSSTRSPWSAARCCP; this is encoded by the coding sequence GTGTCCACGGGCCGGGTCATGCTCACGCAGGAGGACGTCCGGCTGGACGCGGCGCTGCCGCTGGTCCTCTCCCGCACGCACTTGTCGTCGTACCGGATCGGGCGGGCCTTCGGCGCGTCGTGGGCCTCGACCCTCGACCAGCGGCTCGAAGCCGACGGCGACGCCGTGCACTTCGCGCCGAAGACGGCACCTTCCTCGAGTACCCGAAGCCCGTGGTCGGCGGCGAGGTGCTGCCCGTGA